The window GGGTAATGAGTCAAGCAACAAAGCTTTATCAGGATTGTCTTTATCGTAGATTAATCTTCCTCCCACATCTTCAGATTGATGTGTTTTTGTTGAGGCTTCATAAGTGAGCCCTTCTTTGGTTTCAAAAGAAAAGATGACATTGTAAACAGCCTGGTCATTGACTTGCATCAATGTAGGTTCCTTATCGACTAATTTTCCTTTAGCAAGTTCTCCGTTATTGATGATCTTCATTTTTTTTAACCCTGAAATGAAATTGTAGCTTATCCATACGAATGAAGCGAATAATGGCAATAAGAACATTCCGCCTCCAAGTGTGTTACTCATTCCTTTGATCCGATGAATATAGGGTTTGTCTGGGTTGTATTCTACCTTGACATCATCCCCAATATCATATTGATCTCCTCGCTTGTAGGAAGTCCAGTAGTAATCGCCATCGGGTGCATAGAACACATAATCATACCCATACATTGGGATATCATTGACAGTTAAGCTTGTTTCGAAAACATCCACCACTTTTCCTTTACCTGTTTTTAATTCACCTCTCAGGTAGATGAATGCATATGGATCGAAAGTGGAGAAGAAATGGTTTGAAATGAGGAATTGGAAAATGAACAAGGCTAAAGCAATAAGCCCCCATTTTCCATTGATCAAAAGAGCAAATTTATTACTGGTAGGAAGTTTTCTTCTAGTCATCTTGTATCCTTATCGTATTTCTGGAAAGTAAATCTATGTGATGCCTTTCA of the Cytophagales bacterium genome contains:
- a CDS encoding DUF3592 domain-containing protein gives rise to the protein MTRRKLPTSNKFALLINGKWGLIALALFIFQFLISNHFFSTFDPYAFIYLRGELKTGKGKVVDVFETSLTVNDIPMYGYDYVFYAPDGDYYWTSYKRGDQYDIGDDVKVEYNPDKPYIHRIKGMSNTLGGGMFLLPLFASFVWISYNFISGLKKMKIINNGELAKGKLVDKEPTLMQVNDQAVYNVIFSFETKEGLTYEASTKTHQSEDVGGRLIYDKDNPDKALLLDSLPWNTGEVIQERWSE